A single Xylella taiwanensis DNA region contains:
- a CDS encoding DUF596 domain-containing protein, which translates to MLTQEQIDFIYEDLIHPLHFLWFDIGDAHGIGPQQIDPDSFEERKNDFFFLVGKLLDEGKLKLGHRKDERILEGSTEDLVERFRQCFPASDAALERGTWLVMEECPFVAVWLFEGEEGGEDYYGWCF; encoded by the coding sequence ATGTTAACCCAAGAACAAATAGATTTTATTTATGAGGATTTAATCCATCCTTTGCATTTTCTTTGGTTTGATATAGGGGATGCTCATGGAATTGGGCCTCAGCAAATAGATCCGGATTCATTTGAAGAGAGAAAGAATGATTTCTTTTTTTTAGTGGGGAAATTACTTGATGAGGGCAAGCTGAAGCTTGGTCACAGAAAAGACGAGCGTATCCTGGAGGGTTCCACCGAGGACCTAGTGGAGCGGTTCAGACAATGTTTTCCTGCCTCGGATGCAGCGCTAGAGAGAGGAACTTGGTTAGTGATGGAGGAGTGTCCATTCGTCGCAGTCTGGTTGTTTGAAGGAGAAGAAGGGGGTGAGGATTATTACGGATGGTGTTTTTGA
- a CDS encoding DUF769 domain-containing protein: MISGVEFKATPYDPKVQGGSNSSGTTKVLDSQKLTDQNIRDYAQQLAGNAPFKQMSPGVYRADLSDGTVLHLRSVSSSEAATKARWTIDIRNSPALKDVVNQQKVELKFR, encoded by the coding sequence GTGATTTCAGGCGTGGAGTTCAAAGCCACCCCGTATGACCCCAAAGTGCAAGGGGGAAGTAATAGTAGCGGCACGACTAAGGTGTTGGATTCGCAGAAGTTAACTGATCAGAACATCAGAGACTATGCACAGCAATTGGCAGGAAATGCACCTTTTAAGCAAATGAGCCCAGGGGTTTATAGAGCTGACCTGAGTGATGGAACCGTTTTACATTTGAGGTCTGTGTCTTCTTCAGAAGCAGCGACTAAAGCGAGGTGGACGATTGATATAAGAAATAGTCCGGCCTTGAAAGATGTTGTAAATCAACAAAAAGTTGAACTTAAATTCAGGTGA
- a CDS encoding DUF596 domain-containing protein — protein MLTQEQIDFICKDLGGALDSLWFDVGHAHGISAVQIDKDSFEERKNDFFFLVGKLLDEGKLKLGHRKDERIMEGPTKELVEMFRSCFPDSDEALEKGLWLVFEECPFVWQCFSAAAKKAI, from the coding sequence ATGTTAACTCAAGAACAAATAGATTTTATTTGTAAGGATTTAGGTGGCGCTTTGGATTCCCTTTGGTTTGATGTAGGGCATGCACATGGAATTTCTGCTGTGCAAATAGACAAAGATTCATTTGAAGAGAGAAAGAATGATTTCTTTTTTTTAGTGGGCAAATTACTTGATGAGGGCAAACTTAAGCTTGGTCACAGAAAGGACGAGCGTATCATGGAGGGGCCTACCAAGGAGTTAGTAGAGATGTTTAGAAGCTGTTTTCCTGATTCGGATGAAGCGCTAGAGAAAGGACTGTGGTTAGTGTTTGAGGAGTGTCCATTCGTCTGGCAGTGTTTTAGCGCAGCAGCAAAAAAAGCGATTTGA
- a CDS encoding hemagglutinin: MKVFDSQVLTDQDIKNYAQQLAGDVPLKQVRPGVYNAELSDGTQVILRSVSSSNELTKARWTIDIDNNPSLREITNKKVELKFR; the protein is encoded by the coding sequence GTGAAGGTATTTGATTCCCAGGTCTTAACTGATCAGGATATTAAAAACTATGCGCAGCAATTGGCCGGAGATGTGCCTTTAAAGCAGGTAAGGCCAGGTGTTTATAATGCTGAACTGAGTGATGGAACGCAGGTGATTTTGAGGTCTGTTTCTTCTTCAAATGAATTGACTAAAGCAAGATGGACGATTGATATAGACAATAATCCTTCTTTAAGAGAAATTACAAATAAAAAAGTTGAACTTAAATTTAGGTGA
- a CDS encoding DUF596 domain-containing protein, producing the protein MLSQEQIDTIYEDLIHPFHFLWFKVGYAHGISIDQVDPDSFEERMNDFFFLVGKLLDEGKLKLGNRKDERIMKGSTEELVERFRQCFPDSDEALKEGLWLVMEECPFVAAWLFKTEVEGEPDEDDYDWCF; encoded by the coding sequence ATGTTAAGTCAAGAGCAAATAGATACTATTTATGAGGATTTAATTCATCCTTTTCATTTTCTTTGGTTTAAAGTGGGGTATGCGCATGGAATTTCTATTGATCAAGTAGATCCTGACTCCTTTGAAGAAAGAATGAATGATTTCTTTTTTTTAGTGGGTAAATTACTTGATGAGGGCAAGCTGAAGCTTGGTAACAGAAAAGACGAGCGTATCATGAAGGGTTCCACCGAGGAGCTAGTGGAGCGGTTCAGACAATGTTTTCCTGATTCGGATGAAGCGCTAAAGGAAGGACTTTGGTTAGTGATGGAGGAGTGTCCATTCGTCGCAGCCTGGTTGTTTAAAACCGAAGTAGAAGGAGAACCTGATGAGGATGATTACGATTGGTGTTTTTGA
- a CDS encoding DUF769 domain-containing protein, giving the protein MTALNLAAGSHVTGSATQMLQGAAVNYLQSLGASQVKTLADQLDSEPARAALQGLLGCAGAAAQGQGCGAGATGAAAAVVINNLLDRTTGADVASLSAAEKQQRTDTVTSLVAGITAAAGGDAAVSSAAARLETENNAVFVPVLIGALWLADKGLTAYDAWQDIKAIRSGEKTIEQVALEKGEEYIASVMIGNLAKYGVRAAKIGGRWISGKADDIAKAEKQALDQIAHNPKGPDLTSKPIGSVLEQQRIKRLDNVKGVIGKGNAKDGLVVGGVEFKATPRGSEGGSNRMGNVKVFDSQALTDNQIKNYAQQLAGDVPLKQVSPGVYLAKLSDGTSVRLRSVSSSEAATKARWTIDITDNPSLQKIANQRTFEIKFR; this is encoded by the coding sequence GTGACCGCCCTGAACCTGGCCGCTGGCAGCCACGTGACCGGTAGCGCCACCCAAATGCTTCAAGGCGCTGCGGTTAACTACCTGCAAAGCCTAGGCGCCAGCCAAGTCAAAACACTGGCCGACCAACTAGACAGCGAACCGGCCCGTGCCGCCCTGCAAGGCCTGCTGGGCTGCGCTGGTGCTGCCGCCCAAGGCCAAGGGTGCGGCGCCGGCGCGACTGGCGCGGCGGCGGCCGTGGTCATCAATAACCTACTAGACCGCACCACCGGCGCCGACGTCGCCAGCCTGAGCGCCGCGGAAAAACAACAGCGCACCGATACCGTCACCAGCCTGGTGGCCGGCATCACCGCCGCCGCCGGTGGCGACGCGGCGGTGAGCAGTGCAGCAGCCCGCCTAGAAACCGAAAACAACGCGGTCTTCGTCCCCGTGCTTATTGGGGCCCTTTGGTTAGCCGATAAAGGCCTGACCGCCTATGACGCCTGGCAAGACATCAAAGCGATTCGTTCAGGGGAAAAGACCATAGAACAAGTGGCCCTAGAAAAAGGCGAGGAATACATCGCCTCGGTGATGATCGGCAACCTGGCCAAATACGGCGTGAGAGCGGCCAAAATCGGCGGTCGCTGGATCTCCGGCAAAGCCGATGACATTGCCAAAGCCGAGAAACAAGCCCTTGATCAAATTGCACACAATCCTAAAGGGCCTGATCTCACCTCAAAGCCGATTGGCAGTGTTTTAGAGCAACAGCGCATAAAGCGCCTGGATAACGTAAAAGGCGTGATTGGTAAGGGCAATGCAAAGGATGGCTTAGTGGTTGGAGGCGTGGAGTTCAAAGCCACACCGCGCGGCTCTGAAGGAGGAAGTAATAGAATGGGTAATGTGAAGGTGTTTGATTCACAGGCATTAACTGATAATCAAATTAAAAACTATGCACAGCAATTGGCCGGAGATGTCCCTTTAAAGCAGGTCAGCCCAGGGGTTTATCTGGCTAAACTCAGTGATGGAACCAGTGTGCGTTTGAGGTCTGTGTCTTCTTCAGAAGCAGCGACTAAAGCGAGGTGGACGATTGATATAACAGACAATCCATCTTTGCAGAAGATTGCAAATCAAAGAACTTTTGAAATTAAATTCAGGTGA
- a CDS encoding DUF596 domain-containing protein, which yields MLTQEQIDFIYEDLGGGFHLVWSYIGNAHGVSSVDVDPNSFEERRNDFFFALGKLLDEGKLKLGHRKDEVIIEGPTEELVERFRQCFPASDEALEAGLWFFADCPFVAAWLFTREVEGEPDEDDYGWCF from the coding sequence ATGTTAACCCAAGAGCAAATAGATTTTATTTATGAGGATTTAGGGGGGGGGTTTCATTTGGTTTGGAGTTATATAGGGAATGCCCATGGAGTTTCTTCTGTGGATGTAGATCCGAACTCGTTTGAGGAAAGAAGAAACGATTTCTTCTTTGCATTGGGGAAATTACTTGATGAGGGCAAGCTTAAGCTTGGTCATAGAAAGGACGAGGTTATCATAGAGGGTCCTACCGAGGAATTGGTGGAGCGGTTCAGGCAATGTTTTCCTGCTTCGGATGAAGCGCTAGAGGCAGGACTTTGGTTCTTTGCAGATTGTCCATTCGTTGCAGCCTGGTTGTTTACAAGAGAAGTAGAAGGAGAACCTGATGAGGATGATTACGGATGGTGTTTTTGA
- a CDS encoding DUF769 domain-containing protein yields MLVNYVQQQGASYIGHLVANGQLTEGTPLHAALHAIVACAGAAASQQGCGSGATGAAASSVLTGLFSATTPDETAQQREAKRNLILSLVTGIASAGDAHAASATHAATAALDNNWLATQQNAQMNQELAAANGLLESLQVAAKWGSIYARQEGLTGVGLVKGLAESGLSDIQGLVQFLSNPMAGLRGLKELITNPEVRQQLSDSVFQEIDHKIDRMQTALTVGGNQHAEQYGRDLGTLVWDIGSVVLGVGGVAKGGAALTNVGINLSKDVLEGMAASKAYQLGRAEAIAQDAQHLIQKPIGNVVAQQQNYLDNVKGVIGKGNAKDGLVVGGVEFKAIPYDPKVQGGSNKAGNAKVFDSQALTEQQIKNYAQELAGNVPLKEMRPGIYRADLSDGTIVHLRSVSTSQDVTKARWTIDIDNNPSLRDITKETVELKFR; encoded by the coding sequence ATGCTGGTGAACTACGTACAGCAACAAGGCGCCTCCTATATCGGTCACCTGGTCGCCAACGGGCAACTCACCGAAGGCACGCCCTTACACGCGGCCTTGCATGCCATCGTGGCGTGCGCCGGTGCCGCGGCCAGCCAGCAAGGCTGCGGCAGCGGGGCCACGGGCGCGGCGGCCTCCAGCGTACTCACCGGTTTATTCAGCGCCACCACGCCCGATGAAACCGCCCAGCAGCGTGAAGCAAAACGCAACCTGATTCTTTCCCTGGTCACGGGCATTGCCAGCGCCGGCGATGCCCATGCAGCCAGTGCCACCCATGCAGCCACTGCGGCGCTGGATAACAACTGGCTTGCCACCCAGCAAAACGCGCAAATGAATCAGGAGCTTGCAGCGGCCAATGGCCTCTTGGAATCACTGCAAGTGGCGGCCAAATGGGGTTCCATTTATGCAAGACAAGAAGGATTAACGGGCGTTGGATTAGTCAAAGGCTTAGCCGAATCAGGCCTCAGCGATATTCAAGGACTGGTGCAATTTCTCTCCAACCCCATGGCTGGCCTTCGTGGCCTGAAGGAGCTGATCACCAACCCAGAAGTACGCCAGCAATTAAGCGACAGCGTTTTTCAGGAGATAGATCACAAGATTGATCGCATGCAGACGGCCCTGACCGTTGGAGGTAATCAGCATGCCGAGCAATACGGTCGCGATCTTGGCACCCTGGTCTGGGATATTGGTTCAGTTGTCTTGGGGGTGGGCGGCGTGGCCAAAGGCGGCGCGGCCCTTACCAACGTAGGCATCAATCTGAGTAAAGATGTCTTGGAAGGCATGGCCGCGTCTAAGGCCTATCAGCTGGGCCGCGCGGAGGCGATTGCGCAGGATGCTCAACATTTAATCCAAAAGCCGATTGGGAATGTTGTAGCGCAGCAGCAAAATTACTTAGATAACGTAAAAGGCGTAATTGGTAAGGGCAATGCAAAGGATGGCTTAGTCGTTGGAGGCGTGGAGTTCAAAGCCATACCGTATGACCCTAAAGTGCAAGGGGGAAGTAATAAAGCGGGTAATGCGAAGGTATTTGATTCTCAGGCTTTAACCGAGCAGCAAATTAAAAACTATGCGCAGGAATTGGCAGGAAATGTACCTTTAAAGGAGATGAGGCCAGGCATTTATAGGGCCGATTTGAGTGATGGAACCATTGTGCATTTGAGGTCTGTTTCTACTTCACAAGACGTGACTAAAGCAAGGTGGACGATTGATATAGACAATAATCCTTCTTTGAGAGACATCACAAAAGAAACAGTTGAACTTAAATTCAGGTGA
- a CDS encoding DUF596 domain-containing protein — protein MLTQEQIDFICDSEGEPLHFLWDYVTEAHGVFADQVDPDSFEERKNDFLFIIRKLLDGGRFKLGHRKDERIMQGPTEELVELFRQYFPASDEGLKEGLWLVMEECPFVAAWLFKTEIEGEPDEDDYEWAF, from the coding sequence ATGTTAACCCAAGAGCAGATAGATTTTATTTGTGACAGTGAAGGAGAGCCTTTGCATTTCCTTTGGGATTATGTAACGGAGGCGCATGGAGTTTTTGCTGATCAAGTAGATCCGGACTCATTTGAGGAAAGAAAAAACGATTTCCTGTTTATCATCAGGAAATTACTTGATGGAGGTCGTTTCAAGCTTGGTCATAGAAAGGACGAGCGTATTATGCAGGGTCCCACCGAGGAGCTAGTGGAGCTGTTCAGACAATATTTTCCTGCGTCGGATGAAGGACTAAAGGAAGGACTGTGGTTAGTGATGGAGGAGTGTCCATTTGTCGCAGCCTGGTTGTTTAAAACCGAAATAGAAGGAGAACCTGATGAGGATGATTACGAGTGGGCTTTTTGA
- a CDS encoding DUF769 domain-containing protein → MIAGVEFKATPYDPKVRGGSNKAGHVKVFKSEALTDQDIKNYAQQLAGDVPLKQVSPGVYLAKLSDGTSVRLRSVSSSQKETGARWTIDIEKNPSLMEITNKTVELKFR, encoded by the coding sequence GTGATTGCAGGCGTGGAGTTCAAAGCCACCCCGTATGACCCCAAAGTGAGAGGGGGAAGTAATAAAGCGGGTCATGTGAAGGTGTTTAAATCAGAGGCCTTAACTGATCAGGATATTAAAAACTATGCGCAGCAATTGGCCGGAGATGTGCCTTTAAAGCAGGTCAGCCCAGGGGTTTATCTGGCTAAACTCAGTGATGGAACCAGTGTGCGTTTGAGGTCCGTTTCTTCTTCACAAAAAGAAACCGGAGCGAGGTGGACGATTGATATAGAGAAGAATCCTTCTTTGATGGAGATTACAAATAAAACAGTTGAACTTAAATTTAGGTGA
- a CDS encoding hemagglutinin repeat-containing protein — protein MDMATVAVGETNTAALGSGNTVAALNGNIFISSSKGAVQAPGIDLIAPEGNIDIHGKKVAIVEARETEHTTQETKFRQSGLTASLSNPAIAAFQTTQHMTAAAGRTSTPRLQALAGITAALAARNAVDAIGSDPKVLGGVNLTATLGTTQYHSTTTTHSDRAVASTLHAGGNITISATGAGEQSTLTLSGTQISAGNVTHLKADGDLVMAAAKNTEQMTRDSRGSGHGVGVAVNLGTGGASAGLTVQGSASKGSGASTDVTWTNTRVQGGRLLVLESGGNTILRGAVASAPQLMATIGGNLDIESLQDTHQYRSKDQSIGGSFTAGVGVSGSAHLNHHTIRSDYSSVTEQSGLLAGDGGFQVTVGGHTTLMGGLITSSAAAAQAGLNALDTATLSETALDNHASYSASHVSLGGGYSRGPGGVGTDQQGRAATAEQVPGTQLPGYHGVSVAPPGVINARDASHSTTQSGISAGAITIRDQAGQQARTGQTAAETIAALNHDVLTGQDTSHTLQPIFNEQEIKAGFTIVSGLQREVGTFINNRAQEATQTQQALDSERAKPEHQRDPALIAALQQRLQDNATWDVGGTGRTIVTALNLAAGSHVTGSATQMLQGAAVNYLQSLGASQVKTLADQLDSEPARAALQGLLGCAGAAAQGQGCGAGATGAAAAVVINNLLDRATGADVASLSAAEKQQRTDTVTSLVAGITAAAGGEAAVSSAAARLETENNAVFVPVLIGALWLADKGLTAYDAWQDIKAIRSGEKTIEQVALEKGEEYIASVMIGNLAKYGVRAAKIGGRWISGATDVVARRQALTDQLAKRADVSQVKQITTGSKNTGWDKAVNGSLEPKTAYVLDNGHGYVTDTAGRVKNVQADLISKKMDRNTYQQRCMGKCGELGDEGGHLIASSLGGAGDRINLVPQAQILNRTDWRKMEHHFHQALHDGKSVSVKIDLGYPATGGVRPNKFVVEATIDGKEFVRIFNQ, from the coding sequence ATGGACATGGCCACCGTGGCCGTGGGCGAAACCAACACCGCCGCCCTAGGGTCGGGCAACACCGTGGCCGCCCTCAATGGCAACATCTTCATCTCCTCCAGCAAAGGCGCCGTCCAGGCCCCTGGCATCGACCTGATTGCCCCGGAAGGCAACATTGACATCCACGGCAAAAAAGTAGCCATTGTCGAAGCCCGTGAGACCGAGCACACCACTCAGGAAACTAAGTTTCGCCAAAGCGGCCTGACCGCGAGCCTGAGCAATCCAGCGATTGCGGCCTTCCAAACCACCCAGCACATGACAGCGGCCGCCGGGCGGACCTCCACCCCCCGCCTCCAGGCCCTAGCGGGAATCACCGCCGCCCTGGCCGCCAGAAACGCCGTAGATGCCATCGGCAGCGACCCCAAGGTCCTGGGCGGCGTAAACCTCACGGCGACCCTGGGCACCACCCAATACCACAGCACCACCACCACCCACAGCGACCGCGCCGTTGCATCCACCCTCCACGCCGGCGGCAACATCACCATCAGCGCCACTGGCGCCGGTGAACAGTCCACCCTGACCCTGAGCGGCACCCAGATCAGCGCTGGCAACGTCACCCACCTCAAAGCCGATGGCGACCTTGTCATGGCGGCGGCCAAAAACACCGAACAGATGACCCGCGACAGCCGCGGCAGCGGTCACGGCGTGGGAGTGGCGGTGAACCTGGGCACCGGCGGCGCCAGCGCCGGCCTCACCGTCCAGGGCAGCGCCTCCAAAGGCAGCGGCGCCAGTACCGATGTCACCTGGACCAACACCCGCGTGCAGGGCGGTCGCTTGCTGGTGCTGGAATCTGGGGGCAACACCATCCTACGCGGCGCCGTGGCCAGCGCCCCCCAGCTGATGGCCACCATTGGCGGCAACCTAGACATCGAAAGCCTCCAAGACACCCACCAGTACCGCAGCAAAGATCAAAGCATCGGCGGCAGCTTCACCGCTGGGGTTGGTGTTTCTGGCAGCGCCCACCTCAACCATCACACCATCCGCAGCGACTACAGCAGCGTTACCGAACAAAGCGGCCTGCTGGCTGGTGATGGGGGCTTTCAAGTGACCGTGGGCGGGCACACCACCCTGATGGGTGGCCTGATCACCTCCAGCGCCGCCGCCGCCCAAGCGGGCCTAAACGCCCTGGACACCGCCACCCTGAGCGAAACAGCGCTGGACAACCACGCCTCCTACAGCGCCAGCCACGTGAGCCTAGGCGGCGGCTACAGCCGTGGCCCCGGCGGCGTGGGGACCGACCAACAAGGCCGCGCCGCCACCGCAGAACAGGTGCCTGGCACCCAACTGCCGGGCTATCACGGCGTGAGCGTGGCTCCCCCCGGCGTCATCAACGCCCGCGACGCCAGCCACAGCACCACCCAAAGCGGCATCAGCGCTGGCGCCATCACCATCCGTGACCAAGCCGGCCAACAGGCCCGCACCGGGCAGACCGCCGCCGAGACCATCGCCGCCCTCAACCACGACGTGCTCACCGGCCAAGACACCAGCCACACCCTGCAGCCGATCTTCAACGAACAAGAGATCAAAGCCGGCTTTACCATCGTCAGCGGCCTACAGCGCGAAGTCGGCACCTTTATTAACAACCGCGCTCAAGAAGCCACCCAAACCCAACAGGCCCTAGACAGCGAACGCGCCAAACCCGAACACCAACGTGACCCGGCCCTAATCGCGGCCCTACAACAGCGCCTCCAAGACAACGCCACCTGGGACGTAGGCGGCACCGGCAGAACGATTGTGACCGCCCTGAACCTGGCCGCAGGCAGCCACGTGACCGGCAGCGCCACCCAAATGCTTCAAGGCGCTGCGGTTAACTACCTGCAAAGCCTAGGCGCCAGCCAAGTCAAAACACTGGCCGACCAACTAGACAGCGAACCGGCCCGTGCGGCCCTGCAAGGCCTGCTGGGCTGCGCTGGTGCTGCCGCCCAAGGCCAAGGGTGCGGCGCCGGCGCCACTGGCGCGGCGGCGGCCGTGGTCATCAATAACCTACTAGACCGCGCCACCGGCGCCGACGTTGCCAGCCTGAGCGCCGCGGAAAAACAACAGCGCACCGATACCGTCACCAGCCTGGTGGCCGGCATCACCGCCGCCGCCGGTGGCGAAGCGGCGGTGAGCAGTGCAGCAGCCCGGCTGGAAACCGAAAACAACGCGGTCTTCGTCCCCGTGCTCATTGGTGCCCTTTGGTTAGCCGATAAAGGCCTGACCGCCTATGACGCCTGGCAAGACATCAAAGCGATTCGTTCAGGGGAAAAGACCATAGAACAAGTGGCCCTAGAAAAAGGCGAGGAATACATCGCCTCGGTGATGATCGGCAACCTGGCCAAATACGGCGTGAGAGCGGCCAAAATCGGCGGTCGCTGGATCTCCGGTGCAACCGATGTTGTCGCCCGGCGTCAGGCATTGACTGATCAGTTAGCCAAGCGGGCCGATGTCAGCCAGGTCAAACAAATCACCACAGGCAGCAAGAACACTGGTTGGGATAAAGCGGTCAATGGTTCTCTGGAACCTAAGACAGCCTATGTGTTGGATAACGGTCATGGGTATGTGACAGACACAGCAGGCCGAGTAAAAAATGTGCAAGCAGATTTGATTTCAAAAAAGATGGATCGCAATACCTACCAGCAACGCTGTATGGGTAAGTGTGGCGAACTGGGCGATGAAGGCGGGCATTTGATTGCCTCCAGCCTAGGCGGAGCCGGTGATAGGATCAATCTCGTGCCCCAAGCACAGATTTTGAACAGAACCGATTGGAGAAAAATGGAACATCATTTTCATCAAGCATTGCATGACGGTAAGTCCGTGAGTGTCAAAATCGATCTGGGTTATCCGGCCACTGGTGGCGTGAGACCGAATAAGTTTGTCGTTGAAGCAACGATTGATGGTAAAGAATTTGTAAGGATATTTAATCAATGA
- a CDS encoding DUF769 domain-containing protein has translation MSMHRRIKLGVLILASSVLLACSGPGPRIDSRTGKPMLAGPWENRDLSLESFKVDFLGQYTVKHAFIKGINIFRCYPSSPPDNVQMVMERRSNGEDVPGIVASIGDGPPMVARKYAHFIGYPYYRSTPQPDGTVKKQVAGVEFNALCDAEFAGRNDINFGIRSTASESIQTKVQRVTDLINESYQGRPSNRAFLEAPRTETRWGNAWTWYRARIPTPVGDGVETWMTPIGDSGYYITVNFNFIEAARQQNTEDYQRARKLMDGILQSVVIQKQ, from the coding sequence ATGTCCATGCACCGCCGCATCAAGCTAGGTGTCCTGATACTTGCCAGCAGCGTACTGCTGGCATGCAGCGGCCCCGGCCCCCGTATCGACTCCCGCACCGGCAAACCGATGCTGGCCGGCCCCTGGGAGAACCGCGACCTGAGCCTGGAATCCTTCAAGGTGGATTTTTTAGGCCAATACACGGTCAAACACGCCTTTATCAAGGGCATCAATATCTTCCGCTGTTACCCCAGCTCGCCGCCGGACAATGTCCAGATGGTGATGGAGCGGCGTAGTAATGGAGAAGATGTCCCAGGAATCGTGGCCAGCATTGGAGATGGTCCGCCAATGGTTGCTAGAAAATATGCCCATTTCATCGGCTACCCGTATTACAGAAGCACCCCCCAGCCCGATGGCACGGTCAAAAAGCAAGTCGCCGGGGTGGAGTTCAATGCGTTGTGCGATGCAGAGTTTGCGGGGCGCAACGACATTAACTTTGGGATCCGTAGCACGGCCAGCGAAAGTATCCAGACAAAGGTTCAAAGGGTGACGGATTTGATCAATGAGTCCTATCAGGGTCGCCCGTCCAATCGCGCTTTCTTGGAGGCCCCGCGGACCGAAACCCGCTGGGGTAACGCCTGGACCTGGTACCGGGCACGTATCCCAACGCCGGTCGGCGATGGCGTAGAAACCTGGATGACCCCCATTGGCGACAGCGGCTACTACATCACCGTCAACTTCAACTTTATTGAAGCCGCGCGGCAACAGAACACCGAGGATTACCAACGCGCCCGCAAGCTGATGGACGGCATCTTGCAATCGGTGGTCATCCAAAAGCAGTGA
- a CDS encoding DUF769 domain-containing protein — MHICIKLGVLILASSLLLACSGPGPVIDSRTGKPMLAGPWENRDLSLEYFKVDFLGQYTVKHAFINGINIFRCYQGSPPDNVQVVMKSYRDGSSNPGIVASIGGGPPMVAGKYAHVIGYPYYRSTPQPDGTVKKQVAGVRFSELCDAEFAGRNDINFGIRSAASESIQTKVQRVTDLINESYQGRPSNSNFLELPRTETRWGNAWTWYRARIPTPVGDGVETWMTPIGDSGYYITVNFNFIEAARQQNTEDYQRARKLMDGILQSVLIQKQ, encoded by the coding sequence ATGCACATATGCATCAAGCTAGGTGTCCTGATACTTGCCAGCAGCCTGCTGCTGGCATGCAGCGGCCCCGGCCCCGTCATCGACTCCCGCACCGGCAAACCGATGCTGGCCGGCCCCTGGGAGAACCGCGACCTGAGCCTGGAATATTTTAAGGTGGATTTTTTAGGCCAATACACGGTCAAACACGCCTTTATCAATGGCATCAATATCTTCCGCTGTTACCAAGGCTCGCCGCCGGACAATGTGCAGGTAGTGATGAAGTCATATCGAGATGGCTCCAGTAACCCAGGAATCGTGGCCAGCATTGGAGGTGGCCCACCGATGGTTGCTGGAAAATATGCCCATGTCATCGGCTACCCGTATTACAGAAGCACCCCCCAGCCCGATGGCACGGTGAAAAAGCAAGTCGCCGGAGTGAGGTTTAGTGAGTTGTGCGATGCAGAGTTTGCGGGGCGCAACGACATTAACTTTGGTATCCGTAGCGCGGCCAGCGAAAGTATCCAGACAAAGGTTCAAAGGGTGACGGATTTGATCAATGAGTCCTATCAGGGTCGCCCTTCCAACTCGAATTTTTTGGAGCTCCCACGCACCGAAACCCGCTGGGGTAACGCCTGGACCTGGTACCGGGCACGTATCCCAACGCCGGTCGGCGATGGCGTGGAAACCTGGATGACCCCCATTGGCGACAGCGGCTATTACATCACCGTCAACTTCAACTTTATCGAAGCCGCGCGGCAACAGAACACCGAGGATTACCAACGTGCCCGCAAGCTGATGGACGGCATCTTGCAATCGGTGCTCATCCAAAAACAGTGA